A genome region from Arachis duranensis cultivar V14167 chromosome 8, aradu.V14167.gnm2.J7QH, whole genome shotgun sequence includes the following:
- the LOC107461991 gene encoding casparian strip membrane protein 5 produces the protein MMEPSKEVDAPAATSPQPQSKRTRSNNGKGKSIAEDAQPLAPAVSTKATPLQRGGWKKGVAILDFILRLGAIGAAFGAAILMGNNEQVLPFFTQFFQFHAQWDDFPMFRFFVVANAAVAGFLILSLPFSIVCIVRPLAAGPRLLLLIIDTVMMAFVIAAASAAAAVVYLAHNGSQDANWMAVCQQFTDFCQVTSEAVVVSFVAAVFLSFLIFVSSLALKRGG, from the exons ATGATGGAGCCCAGCAAAGAGGTTGATGCACCGGCAGCTACCTCGCCGCAGCCACAATCCAAGAGGACAAGGTCCAACAATGGCAAAGGCAAATCCATTGCTGAGGATGCTCAACCTTTGGCACCCGCAGTTTCAACAAAAGCCACCCCACTCCAAAGAGGTGGATGGAAAAAGGGTGTTGCAATCCTAGACTTCATCCTGAGGCTTGGCGCTATTGGGGCCGCTTTTGGCGCTGCTATCCTTATGGGGAACAATGAACAGGTTCTTCCATTCTTCACTCAGTTCTTTCAGTTCCATGCTCAATGGGATGATTTTCCTATGTTCCG GTTTTTTGTGGTAGCAAATGCAGCAGTGGCTGGATTTCTCATACTCTCCCTGCCATTCTCGATTGTCTGCATTGTTAGGCCTCTTGCAGCAGGGCCAAGGCTTCTCCTATTGATCATCGATACA GTTATGATGGCCTTTGTGATAGCAGCTGCTTcagctgctgctgctgttgtaTACTTAGCTCACAACGGCAGCCAAGACGCCAACTGGATGGCTGTTTGTCAGCAGTTCACGGACTTTTGCCAGGTTACCAGCGAGGCGGTGGTTGTTTCTTTTGTCGCGGCGGTTTTCTTGTCTTTCTTGATTTTTGTGTCCTCTTTGGCTCTCAAAAGAGGTGgttga